One Isoptericola dokdonensis DS-3 genomic window, CGACGAGTCCCTGCGCGTCGGCGTCGACGACCGCTTCACCAAGCCGCCGCGCCGGCCCGACCGCGGACGCCGCACCAAGGACCTCGCCGGGCGCGTCGCCGGCCCGCTGGCCGTCCTGCTGCTGTGGTGGCTCGCCACCGCGCTCGACTGGGTCTCCCCGCTCCTGCTGCCCTCGCCCGGCACCGTGCTCGCCACCGGCGTCGACCTCGTCACCTCCGGCGTCCTCGGCGAGAACCTCCTGGTCTCGCTCGGCCGCGCCGGCACCGGCCTCGTCATCGGCATCACCGTCGGCGTGCTGCTGGCCCTGCTGACCGGCCTCAGCCGCGTGGGCGAGCTGCTCATCGACTCGAACGTGCAGATGCTGCGCGCCATGCCGATCCTCGCGCTCCAGCCGCTCGTCATCGTCTGGTTCGGCATCGGGGAGCCCACCAAGATCCTGCTCGTCGCCCTCGCCGTGACGTTCCCCGTCTACATCAACACGCACGCCGCGATCCGCGCCGTCGACGTCCGCTTCGTCGAGCTCGCCCACACCGTCGACCTGTCGCGGTGGTCGCTCGTGCGCCGCGTCGTCCTGCCCGGCGCCCTGCCCGGGTTCCTCACCGGCCTGCGCTTCGCCACCGCGATCTCGTGGCTCGTGCTGGTCGTCGCCGAGCAGATCAACGCCACCGCCGGCATCGGGTTCCTCATGACCCAGGCCCGCACCGTGGCCCGCACCGACGTCATCATCGTCGGCCTCGTCGTCTACGCCCTGCTGGGCCTGCTCTCCGACATCCTCGTCCGCACCCTCGAGAGGAAGGCGCTCGTATGGGCACCCCGACTGCAGGCACGCTGAGCACCTCGGCCGCCTCCCCCCGCCGCGACGGCGAGAGCCCCGTCGTCGTCGACGCCCGCGGCGTCGCCCGCTCCTTCGACGGCCGCGGCGTGCTGCACGACATCACGCTGCAGATCCGGCGCGGCGAGTTCGTCGCCCTGCTGGGCCGGTCCGGCTCCGGCAAGTCGACGCTGCTGCGGATCCTCGCCCAGCTCGACACGGAGCACGACGGCGACCTGCGCGTCCCGGAACGACGCGCCGTCGCGTTCCAGGACTCCCGGCTCCTGCCCTGGGCCCGCGTGCTGCCCAACGTGCTGCTCGGGCTCAAGGACGCCCGGAGCAGGGCCCGCGGCGAGGCCCTGCTCGCCGAGGTCGGGCTGGCCGACCACGCCAGGGCCTGGCCGAAGACCCTGTCGGGCGGCGAGCAGCAGCGCGTCGCCCTGGCCCGGGCGCTCGCCCGCGACCCCGAGCTGCTCCTCATGGACGAGCCGTTCGGCGCGCTGGACGCCCTGACCCGGATCCGCATGCACCGCCTGCTGCGGGGCCTCGTCGCACGGCACTCGCCCGGCGTCCTGCTCGTCACCCACGACGTCGACGAGGCCGTGCTGCTCGCCGACCGCGTCATCGTCCTCACCGACGGCCACCTGTCGCTCGACGAGCCGATCGACCTCCCCGAGGTCGGGCGGCGCTCGCACCCCGGCTTCACCGCCCTGCGCTCCCGCCTGCTCACCGAGCTGGGCGTCGGCGACGACGACCACTGACCGACCGCACCCCCGACCCACCCGACAGAAGGG contains:
- a CDS encoding ABC transporter permease, with the protein product MTAPPGTPAGTRTPPTRASVLRTVPPDESLRVGVDDRFTKPPRRPDRGRRTKDLAGRVAGPLAVLLLWWLATALDWVSPLLLPSPGTVLATGVDLVTSGVLGENLLVSLGRAGTGLVIGITVGVLLALLTGLSRVGELLIDSNVQMLRAMPILALQPLVIVWFGIGEPTKILLVALAVTFPVYINTHAAIRAVDVRFVELAHTVDLSRWSLVRRVVLPGALPGFLTGLRFATAISWLVLVVAEQINATAGIGFLMTQARTVARTDVIIVGLVVYALLGLLSDILVRTLERKALVWAPRLQAR
- a CDS encoding ABC transporter ATP-binding protein, whose protein sequence is MGTPTAGTLSTSAASPRRDGESPVVVDARGVARSFDGRGVLHDITLQIRRGEFVALLGRSGSGKSTLLRILAQLDTEHDGDLRVPERRAVAFQDSRLLPWARVLPNVLLGLKDARSRARGEALLAEVGLADHARAWPKTLSGGEQQRVALARALARDPELLLMDEPFGALDALTRIRMHRLLRGLVARHSPGVLLVTHDVDEAVLLADRVIVLTDGHLSLDEPIDLPEVGRRSHPGFTALRSRLLTELGVGDDDH